A portion of the Suricata suricatta isolate VVHF042 chromosome 11, meerkat_22Aug2017_6uvM2_HiC, whole genome shotgun sequence genome contains these proteins:
- the DRD4 gene encoding D(4) dopamine receptor, whose protein sequence is MRVLPVVVGAFLVCWTPFFVVHVTRALCPTCAVPPRLVSAVTWLGYVNSALNPVIYTVFNAEFRAVFRKALRLCC, encoded by the exons ATGAGGGTCCTGCCGGTGGTGGTCG gggccTTCCTGGTGTGCTGGACTCCCTTCTTTGTGGTGCACGTCACCCGGGCGCTGTGTCCCACCTGCGCGGTGCCCCCGAGGCTGGTCAGCGCGGTCACCTGGCTGGGCTACGTCAACAGCGCCCTCAACCCCGTCATCTACACCGTCTTCAACGCCGAGTTCCGCGCCGTTTTCCGCAAGGCCCTGCGCCTCTGCTGCTGA
- the DEAF1 gene encoding deformed epidermal autoregulatory factor 1 homolog, which produces MAAESGHMDMGAEALPGPDEAAAAAAFAEVTTVTVANVGASADNVFTTSVANAASLSGHVLSGRTALQIGDSLNTEKATLIVVHTDGSIVETAGLKGPAAPLTPGPQCPPTPAAPGQERGGTKYNWDPSVYDSELPVRCRNISGTLFKSRLGSGGRGRCIKQGENWYSPTEFEAMAGRASSKDWKRSIRYAGRPLQCLIQDGILNPHAASCTCAACCDDMTLSGPVRLFVPYKRRKKENELPATPVKKESSKNITLLPATAATAFTVTPSGQITTSGALTFDRASTVEATAVISESPAQGDVFAGATVQEAGVQPPCRVGHPEPHYPGYQDSCQIAPFPEAALPTSHPKIVLASLPALAVPASAPAKPVSPLAVGGLEMSEARNWLCLEEMVNSLLSTAQQLKTLFEQAKQASSYREAAAAQARAQADAERKEQSCVNCGREALSECTGCHKVSYCSTFCQRKDWKDHQHMCGQSAAVTVQADEVHVTDSVMEKVTV; this is translated from the exons ATGGCCGCTGAGTCCGGGCACATGGACATGGGTGCCGAGGCCCTACCGGGCCCCGACGAGGCCGCCGCGGCAGCAGCCTTTGCAG AGGTGACCACCGTGACCGTGGCCAACGTGGGCGCCTCCGCGGACAACGTCTTCACCACGTCGGTGGCGAATGCCGCCTCGCTCTCGGGACACGTTCTG TCCGGCAGGACGGCCCTGCAGATCGGAGACAGCCTCAACACCGAGAAGGCCACGCTGATCGTCGTGCACACGGATGGGAGCATCGTGGAGACGGCGGGACTGAAGGGGCCGGCCGCACCCCTCACTCCAG GCCCTCAGTGCCCTCCGACCCCCGCAGCGCCCGGCCAAGAGAGGGGCGGGACCAAGTACAACTGGGACCCCTCGGTGTACGACAGCGAGCTGCCCGTGCGCTGCCGGAACATCAGCGGCACGCTGTTCAAGAGCAGGCTGGGCTCAG GCGGCCGGGGCCGATGCATCAAGCAGGGAGAGAACTGGTACAGCCCGACCGAGTTCGAAGCCATGGCCGGAAGGGCCAGCAGCAAAGACTGGAAGAGAAGCATCCGCTACGCGGGCCGGCCACTGCAGTGCCTCATTCAG GACGGGATCTTGAACCCTCACGCTGCCTCGTGCACCTGTGCCGCCTGCTGTGACGACATGACCCTG AGCGGCCCTGTCAGGCTCTTCGTCCCCTACAAGAGGCGCAAGAAGGAGAATGAGCTGCCCGCGACCCCCGTGAAGAAGGAGTCCTCCAAGAACATCACGCTGCTCCCTGCCACCGCCGCCACCGCCT TCACCGTGACCCCCTCAGGACAGATCACTACCTCGGGCGCGCTGACCTTTGACCGGGCGTCTACCGTGGAGGCCACCGCCGTCATCTCCGAGAGCCCCGCCCAGGGTGACGTCTTTGCAGGAGCCACGG TGCAGGAGGCAGGCGTGCAGCCCCCGTGCAGAGTCGGCCACCCGGAGCCGCACTACCCAGGGTATCAGGACAGCTGCCAGATCGCCCCCTTCCCAGAAGCGGCGCTGCCAACGTCTCATCCCAAAATAG TGTTGGCCTCCCTGCCGGCCTTGGCCGTCCCGGCCTCCGCGCCCGCCAAACCCGTCTCCCCCTTGGCGGTGGGCGGGCTGGAGATGTCGGAGGCGCGGAACTGGCTGTGCCTGGAAGAGATGGTCAACTCCCTGCTCAGCACGGCCCAGCAGCTGAAGACCCTATTCGAACAAGCCAAGCAGGCCAGCTCCTACCGAGAGGCCGCCGCGGCCCAGGCCAGGGCCCAGGCGGACGCAGAGCGCAAAGAG CAGTCTTGTGTCAACTGCGGCCGAGAGGCCCTGAGCGAGTGCACCGGCTGCCACAAGGTCAGCTACTGCTCCACCTTCTGCCAGCGCAAG GACTGGAAGGACCACCAGCACATGTGCGGCCAGTCGGCGGCTGTGACCGTCCAGGCAGACGAGGTCCACGTCACCGACAGCGTGATGGAGAAAGTCACCGTGTAA
- the TMEM80 gene encoding LOW QUALITY PROTEIN: transmembrane protein 80 (The sequence of the model RefSeq protein was modified relative to this genomic sequence to represent the inferred CDS: deleted 4 bases in 2 codons) → EAARSCQRSRAEPARSLRRRGAEAARTGAEPARSGPVEPRRPPRVPEPRRAEAARSAEPSLSELVRGSTKASERPCATPSSAPRRPRHPSFPATGSPTIGRNLASLRRSAAGPREPFVAGSARPRLEREPSRSEVRPNRAESCRARILPSLGSPPSPVRKCPSAAGRVDRGLGRGSEALGGRAPSGAEAKMAEGPRIEEPRDCRDRGGLWAGPGGKMAAARRGRASSAVLSSVSLQVLLYLSAAYYALYFLATLLMIGYKSQVFSYPRPYLALDLTLLFLMGILEAGRLYLGTKGNLMEAEVPLASSLVLTAGGALLSTYFLLWQTLVLRADSILSATLLALHGLEAVLQLVAIAAFVS, encoded by the exons GAGGCCGCCCGAAGCTGCCAGCGGAGCCGAGCCGAGCCTGCCCGAAGCCTCCGGCGCCGGGGAGCCGAGGCTGCCCGAACAGGGGCCGAACCGGCACGAAGCGGCCCAGTCGAGCCCCGCCGACCGCCAAGAGTCCCGGAACCGAGGAGGGCCGAAGCGGCCCGAAGTGCGGAGCCGAGTCTGTCCGAACTAGTCCGAGGCAGCACGAAGGCTTCCGAGCGGCCCTGCGCTACCCCCTCTTCAGCGCCTAGGAGGCCGCGCCACCCGTCGTTCCCCGCAACAGGGTCGCCGACTATAGGGCGGAATCTCGCCAGCCTCCGACGCAGCGCGGCCGGGCCAAGAGAACCTTTCGTCGCAGGCTCCGCCCGCCCCCGCCTCGAGCGGGAGCCGAGTCGGTCCGAGGTGAGGCCGAACAGAGCCGAAAGTTGCCGAGCCCGAATACTCCCGAGCCTCGGCTCTCCGCCTTCCCCAGTACGAAAGTGCCCGAGCGCTGCCGGACGGGTTGATCGGGGCCTCGGCCGCGGATCGGAAGCGCTGGGCGGTCGGGCGCCTTCGGGAGCAGAAGCGAAAATGGCCGAAGGGCCGCGAATAGAG GAGCCGAGAGACTGCCGGGATCGCGGCGGACTa tgggcggggccgggcggcAAGATGGCTGCCGCGCGGCGAG GGAGAGCTTCGTCGGCGGTG CTCTCCTCCGTCTCACTGCAAGTGCTGCTCTACCTGAGTGCGGCGTATTACGCCCTGTACTTCCTGGCTACGCTCCTGATGATCGGATATAAAA GCCAGGTTTTCAGTTATCCTCGCCCTTACCTGGCCCTCGACCTGACTCTGCTGTTTCTGATGGGGATTCTGGAAGCAGGCCGGCTGTACCTGG GCACCAAGGGCAACCTGATGGAGGCTGAGGTGCCGCTGGCCAGCAGCCTGGTCCTCACGGCGGGCGGCGCCCTGCTGTCCACCTACTTCCTGCTCTGGCAGACCCTGGTGCTGCGGGCAGACTCCATCCTCAGTGCCACGCTCCTGGCCCTCCATGGCCTGGAGGCCGTCCTGCAGCTGGTGGCCATTGCTGCGTTTGTCAGCTAG